The region GATCAGCACACAATCCCCGGGGAGGAGCGCGTTTTCCATCGACCCGGACGGAACGCGGATCGCTCCGACAACGAATGTTTTCAGGAGGAACGCGGCCAGGATCGCGACAAGCAGGACGCCTGCGTAGCCGGTGATCCGTTTACGGGCCAACGTGCCGGCCTGTTCCAGAGTATGTCGAATGGATCTCATCTGCCTATTTTACGAGCGTTCCGAACCTGCCCCAGCGAACGCTGGCGAACTTGTCGGATATCTGGAAAATCGAAGATTCCGGATCCCACGACCAGTAGACGATCAACGGAGTTCCCACGACCGATTCGACCGGTATGAATCCCCAGAATCGGCTGTCCAGACTATTATCCCGGTTATCACCCATCCCGAAAAGGTAATCCCTCTCCACCGTGTAGGTCTCTTTTTCAACGCCGTCAACATACGCCTTCCCTTCCGTCATCTTCGCGGTGTGCCCTTCGCGGCGGATGAAGATCCTCCACCTCTCGAAACTCTCCCGGGTGAGGCTGATCTTGTCGCCCTTTTTGGGGATGACGACCGGCCCGTAGTTGTCCTCGTTGAAGGGCATTCCCTTCGGGAAGATGTGCTCGTCCGCGAGGCCCTGCGGCTTGACGACGGTCGAATTGAATTTCACGTTGCGCGGAACCGGCGCCGGCCGGCCGTTGATGTAGACAACCCGGTTGATGACCTGGAGCGTATCCCCTGCGGTCGCCATGCACCGCTTCAGATAGTAGGCGAATTCCGCCGGCTCCACCTCGTCGCGGTTTCCGGGGAAAATAAAGACGATCACGTCCCCCTTTTCGACAGTCCAGAGCGAGGGGAGCTTGAACGCGGGGATCTTCGTATTAGTAAACGGAATTGTCCTTGGCGTGGTTCCTCCGAAAACGAACTTGTTCACGAGGAGGAAGTCGCCGGTCATGATCTCGTTCTCCATCGACCCGGTCGGGACCTCGAACGACGCGAGGACGAAGCTGTTGAGGAGAAGGAAGGCTCCGAAGATGATCCCCATCTCCTTGAAAAAAGCGCTTACCGCCGAGGGCCCGTTGCGCTGATCCGCCGGCCCGGCGGCCTGTTCACCTTTGTTCGCCATGATCTCTCATTGATGGTTGAAGAAAATGCTTCAGTTCATTCTCCGGATCGGTCCGGCCTAATCTTCCATCGCGAGGACCGCGAGAAACGCCTCCTGGGGAATCTCGACGCGCCCGACCTGCTTCATGCGCTTTTTCCCCTCCTTTTGCTTCTCGAGCAGCTTCCGCTTGCGCGAGATGTCGCCACCGTAACACTTTGCGATCACGTTCTTCCGCAAGGCGGAAATGGAATCGCGGGCGATCACCTTGCTCCCGATCGCCGCCTGCACGACGACTTCGAACATCTGGCGGGGGATGAGCTTCCGGAGGCGGGCGCAGAGCTTTTTCCCCCACTCGTACGCCTTGTCACGGTGCACGATCGTGGAGAGCGCGTCCACCGATTC is a window of Bacteroidota bacterium DNA encoding:
- the lepB gene encoding signal peptidase I, coding for MANKGEQAAGPADQRNGPSAVSAFFKEMGIIFGAFLLLNSFVLASFEVPTGSMENEIMTGDFLLVNKFVFGGTTPRTIPFTNTKIPAFKLPSLWTVEKGDVIVFIFPGNRDEVEPAEFAYYLKRCMATAGDTLQVINRVVYINGRPAPVPRNVKFNSTVVKPQGLADEHIFPKGMPFNEDNYGPVVIPKKGDKISLTRESFERWRIFIRREGHTAKMTEGKAYVDGVEKETYTVERDYLFGMGDNRDNSLDSRFWGFIPVESVVGTPLIVYWSWDPESSIFQISDKFASVRWGRFGTLVK